GACGCCGATGAGGGTGAGGATGATGAGACTGACAAAGATAAAGCTGAACAGACCGACCAATACCTCGCTGTGGCGCAAACGGCCGCCCCAACGGAACAGGGCATAAATCAAGAACAACCCGAACAGGCTGAACAGCAGCGGCAGCAGCCCATTGGAGAGGAGGGTTGGCCAGCCGGGGAGCAGCGCGGGCAAATCGAGATACCATTCATCCACCACCACCAGCATGGGGATGAGGCCCAGGCTGAGCAAAGCGCCCAGGGCGGCGGCCCGTCGGCCAACGGCCGAACGAAAATAATGGCCGATGTCCGCCGCGTCCCTATCCAGCCGGGGCAGGAAGATGAGCGCGAGGAGGACAAGCCCGGTCAGGAGCATAGCGGCCAATGGGTGCATGTGCAGCAGTAACTCTTGCAGCCCCATGAAATACCAGGCCGCTTTGGCCGGGTTGGGCGGGTGGCTGGGATTGGCCAACTCTTCCAGCGGGGCGGGCACGAAGATGGCGAAGAGCAGCAGCCCGGCAATGAGGACGCTGGCGGCGGCGAATTCCACCTGGACCAGGTGGGGGATGGTGGTGAGGCGTTCGATGGGGCGACGACGGCCGTTTTCCTCCATCTCTTCCTCCTTCGGCTGGGAAATCCCGCCATCCTTACGCACCTTCCAAAAATGGTAAGACATCATCAGGATGAGCAGGGTGGGCAGCACGGCCACATGCAGGGCGTAGAAGTTACGCAGCGCCCCTTGCCCCACCACCGGCCCGGCCAGCAAAAAATCGCTGATCGCCTGGCCGACGAGCGGGATGTAGCTGAGCAGGCTGGTCCCGACGGTGATGGCCCAATAGGCCAGTTGGTCCCAGGGCAGCAGGTAGCCGGTGAAGTTGAAGGTCAGCACGATCAGGAAAAGGATGATGCCGATGATCCAGTTG
Above is a genomic segment from Candidatus Leptovillus gracilis containing:
- a CDS encoding cytochrome b N-terminal domain-containing protein; this translates as MSERTPTNQPRRSRLLYTSAAPDDRSRMRAVANNLILHLHPTKVPAPALKWSYTWGLGGISATLAVVLIVTGVLLMFRYDASAATAYTSIQLIETQVLFGSLIRALHHWSANLLVITAFLHLLRVFYTAGFKDGRSTNWIIGIILFLIVLTFNFTGYLLPWDQLAYWAITVGTSLLSYIPLVGQAISDFLLAGPVVGQGALRNFYALHVAVLPTLLILMMSYHFWKVRKDGGISQPKEEEMEENGRRRPIERLTTIPHLVQVEFAAASVLIAGLLLFAIFVPAPLEELANPSHPPNPAKAAWYFMGLQELLLHMHPLAAMLLTGLVLLALIFLPRLDRDAADIGHYFRSAVGRRAAALGALLSLGLIPMLVVVDEWYLDLPALLPGWPTLLSNGLLPLLFSLFGLFLIYALFRWGGRLRHSEVLVGLFSFIFVSLIILTLIGVFFRGANMALVWPF